From Pedobacter indicus, a single genomic window includes:
- a CDS encoding TonB-dependent receptor, translating into MKKTIALMAIVWLPLWLLAQNDIRISVKDVNTKESLIGASVQLKNSSLNGQTNTKGEFRLTNLESGTHTVMVSYLGYRNVTKEFSVPGDASIDVLMDPATFLADEVVVQATRASANAATTYKNLSKEEIAKNNMGQDIPYLLNQTPSVVASSDAGAGVGYTGIRIRGSDAQRINVTVNGIPYNDSESQGSFWVNMPDFASSVDNIQIQRGVGTSTNGAGAFGASINIQTGQRIDTAYAELDNSFGSYNTWKNTVKIGSGLINDQFTFDARLSRIESDGYMDNAFSDLKSFYVSGAWYGKSSFVRANVFSGKEKTYQAWNGVPEELLETDRTYSEFTYEDQTDNYTQTHYQLLYSNQIDERFLINGALHYTRGKGYYEEFKEDDMLENYQLPPVVIGDETIESTDLVRQRWLDNYFYGLTYSVNYRPSKIANITVGGAYNQYRGDHYGEVIWARYSSDLNLGDKYYLNDAEKNDFNVYAKGDFRIGQLNLFGDVQYRKIDYTLEGIDKDLKLLDQDVNYDFINPKVGLTYSFDNNSQVYASMAIANKEPVRDDFTESSVSSRPSPERLTDFEAGYRISARDFNIGLNGYAMLYKDQLVFTGQINDVGAAVRENVDKSYRIGVEMDASWRPIEDFMWRATAAFSQNKIKDYSYYIDIYDSEWGLDGQQSETLGLTDIALSPNAVLSNEFAYVPFDRAEIALLSKYVSRQYLDNTGDQSKSIDPFFVSDLRLSYNTKIKGVKNVGITLKINNIFNELYEASGYTFGYYNPDGNLETYNYYFPQATRNFMLGVNLKF; encoded by the coding sequence ATGAAAAAGACAATTGCGCTGATGGCGATTGTATGGCTGCCGTTATGGTTGCTGGCACAGAATGACATTCGCATCTCGGTGAAGGATGTGAACACAAAAGAATCACTTATTGGTGCTTCTGTGCAGTTAAAAAACAGTTCGTTAAATGGCCAGACGAACACAAAGGGTGAATTTCGGTTAACTAATCTGGAAAGCGGAACCCATACGGTGATGGTAAGCTATCTGGGTTACCGAAATGTGACGAAAGAATTTTCGGTTCCTGGTGATGCCAGCATAGATGTGTTGATGGATCCGGCTACTTTTTTAGCGGACGAAGTGGTCGTGCAGGCTACCAGAGCGTCGGCGAATGCAGCGACAACCTACAAAAATCTGTCGAAGGAAGAGATAGCAAAGAACAATATGGGGCAAGATATTCCGTATTTGTTGAATCAGACGCCTTCGGTTGTGGCGTCTTCAGATGCTGGAGCAGGTGTGGGTTATACAGGAATACGTATTCGCGGAAGTGATGCACAACGGATTAACGTAACGGTGAACGGTATTCCCTATAATGATTCAGAGAGCCAAGGTTCTTTTTGGGTAAACATGCCAGACTTCGCTTCTTCTGTAGATAATATCCAGATTCAAAGAGGGGTAGGTACTTCTACGAATGGGGCTGGCGCTTTTGGTGCGAGTATTAACATTCAGACCGGCCAGCGAATTGATACGGCCTATGCTGAACTGGACAACTCGTTTGGGTCTTATAATACATGGAAGAATACCGTAAAAATCGGCTCAGGCTTGATCAATGATCAGTTTACCTTTGATGCGCGACTCTCGCGAATTGAATCTGACGGCTATATGGATAATGCATTTTCCGACTTGAAGTCATTCTACGTTTCAGGTGCATGGTATGGGAAGAGTTCGTTTGTTAGAGCCAATGTATTCTCCGGAAAAGAAAAAACCTACCAGGCTTGGAATGGGGTTCCTGAAGAATTATTAGAAACGGATCGCACCTATAGCGAGTTTACTTATGAAGATCAGACTGATAACTATACACAGACGCACTACCAGTTGTTGTATTCCAATCAAATAGATGAGAGGTTTTTAATAAACGGTGCCTTGCATTATACCCGTGGTAAAGGTTATTATGAGGAGTTTAAGGAGGATGATATGCTGGAAAATTACCAATTGCCCCCGGTAGTGATTGGTGATGAAACGATTGAGTCGACCGACCTGGTGAGACAAAGATGGTTGGATAACTATTTTTATGGTCTGACGTATTCGGTGAATTATCGTCCTTCGAAGATCGCAAACATCACCGTTGGGGGAGCGTATAACCAATACAGGGGTGATCACTATGGAGAAGTAATTTGGGCGAGATACTCTTCGGATTTAAATTTGGGCGATAAATATTACCTCAATGATGCAGAGAAAAATGACTTTAACGTGTATGCAAAAGGTGATTTTCGTATTGGTCAGCTTAACTTGTTCGGGGATGTTCAGTATCGTAAAATTGATTACACTTTGGAGGGGATTGATAAGGATTTAAAGTTACTGGACCAAGATGTCAATTATGATTTTATAAATCCGAAAGTAGGTTTGACTTATAGTTTCGACAACAATAGTCAGGTTTATGCATCCATGGCGATCGCTAATAAAGAACCGGTTCGTGATGATTTTACTGAATCTTCGGTTTCAAGCAGGCCTTCTCCGGAGCGGTTGACAGATTTCGAAGCTGGTTATCGTATTTCAGCCCGTGACTTCAACATCGGATTGAATGGATATGCCATGCTCTATAAGGATCAACTGGTATTTACGGGTCAGATTAATGATGTGGGAGCTGCTGTGCGGGAAAATGTGGACAAGAGCTATCGCATCGGCGTGGAAATGGACGCTAGTTGGAGACCGATAGAAGATTTTATGTGGAGGGCTACCGCGGCATTTAGTCAAAATAAAATTAAAGACTATTCGTATTATATTGATATTTACGATAGCGAATGGGGACTTGATGGGCAACAATCGGAGACCTTGGGCTTGACGGATATAGCACTTTCACCTAATGCCGTATTGTCCAATGAGTTTGCATATGTACCATTTGATCGGGCGGAAATAGCCTTGTTAAGCAAATATGTTTCGCGTCAGTATTTGGATAATACAGGAGATCAGAGTAAAAGTATTGATCCGTTTTTTGTTTCAGATCTTCGCTTAAGTTACAATACAAAGATAAAAGGGGTGAAAAATGTAGGAATCACCCTGAAAATCAATAATATTTTCAATGAACTGTACGAGGCTTCCGGTTATACGTTTGGTTATTATAATCCCGATGGAAATCTGGAAACTTACAATTACTATTTTCCGCAGGCCACGAGGAACTTTATGCTAGGCGTGAATTTGAAATTTTAG
- the kbl gene encoding glycine C-acetyltransferase — MYKSLQPVLQKEIEEIKKAGLYKKERVIVTPQGAEIKVEGGKEVINFCANNYLGLSSHPKVIEAAKATIDSHGYGMSSVRFICGTQDIHKQLEEKISAFLGTEDTILYAAAFDANGGVFEPLFNAEDAIISDELNHASIIDGVRLCKAQRFRYKHNDMADLEAQLQAAKGARHRIIVTDGAFSMDGTIAQLDKICDLADQYEALVMIDESHCTGFLGKTGRGTHEYCGVMDRIDIITSTLGKALGGASGGFTSGKKEIIDMLRQRSRPYLFSNTLAPSIVGASIAVLDMLSEATDLRDKLEENTKYFRSKMTEAGFDIPQGEHPIVPVMLYDANIAQDFAAKMLDEGIYVIGFYFPVVPREKARIRVQLSAAHEKEHIDKAVAAFTKVGKELGVIK, encoded by the coding sequence ATGTACAAATCACTCCAACCAGTATTGCAAAAAGAAATCGAGGAAATTAAGAAAGCCGGACTTTACAAAAAAGAGCGGGTTATCGTTACTCCTCAAGGGGCTGAGATCAAGGTAGAAGGCGGGAAGGAAGTTATCAATTTTTGTGCGAACAATTATTTGGGATTGTCTTCTCATCCAAAGGTCATTGAGGCTGCGAAAGCTACGATCGATTCACATGGCTATGGAATGTCCTCCGTTCGTTTTATTTGTGGTACACAAGATATACATAAGCAGTTGGAGGAAAAAATATCAGCTTTTTTAGGAACAGAGGATACCATATTATATGCTGCAGCCTTTGATGCAAACGGTGGTGTTTTTGAACCGCTTTTTAACGCGGAGGATGCTATTATATCTGATGAACTAAATCATGCTTCCATTATTGATGGAGTACGATTATGTAAGGCGCAGCGTTTTCGCTATAAGCACAATGATATGGCTGACCTGGAGGCTCAATTGCAGGCAGCGAAAGGTGCACGCCACCGGATTATTGTAACGGATGGTGCTTTTTCGATGGATGGCACGATCGCGCAATTAGACAAAATATGTGATCTGGCCGATCAGTACGAAGCTTTGGTGATGATCGATGAATCGCATTGTACTGGCTTTCTTGGAAAGACAGGTCGTGGTACGCACGAATACTGCGGCGTAATGGATCGTATTGATATTATTACAAGTACATTGGGTAAGGCTTTGGGGGGTGCATCGGGAGGCTTCACTTCCGGGAAAAAGGAAATTATCGATATGCTACGTCAGCGTTCGCGTCCTTATCTGTTTTCTAATACGCTTGCACCATCCATTGTGGGTGCATCTATCGCTGTATTGGATATGCTGAGCGAGGCAACGGATTTACGGGATAAACTAGAAGAAAATACAAAGTACTTCCGTTCGAAAATGACGGAGGCCGGCTTTGATATTCCACAAGGGGAGCATCCGATTGTTCCTGTGATGCTTTACGATGCAAATATCGCTCAGGATTTTGCTGCGAAAATGCTGGATGAGGGAATTTACGTGATCGGCTTCTATTTCCCTGTAGTGCCACGCGAAAAGGCACGTATTCGTGTACAGTTATCAGCTGCTCATGAAAAAGAACATATTGATAAGGCTGTGGCTGCATTTACAAAAGTCGGTAAAGAATTAGGGGTGATTAAGTAA
- the pheS gene encoding phenylalanine--tRNA ligase subunit alpha: MSIHDQIQKYTAEINAFSASTVEEVEAFRLRFLVNKGIVRSLFDEFKTVSPEEKRTLGKVLNEFKQLAESKHRLLLDDLESPADQSVGTSEDLTLPGRGFTLGSRHPLLLVRKEIVDIFKKMGFIVAEGPEIEDDWHNFSALNFPEEHPARDMQDTFFVEKKEGNDIALRTHTSSVQVRMMEMGKPPFRAIMPGRVYRNEAISARAHCFFHQVEGLYVDENVSFADLKQTLFQFVQELYGKGTKVRFRPSYFPFTEPSAEMDISCSICKGAGCTMCKGSGWVEILGCGMVDPNVLENCGIDSKKYSGFAFGMGIERITNLKYEIKDLRLFSENDIRFLKQFETEII, translated from the coding sequence ATGAGTATACACGATCAAATACAGAAGTATACAGCAGAGATCAATGCATTTTCTGCTTCAACCGTTGAGGAAGTGGAAGCATTTCGTCTACGGTTTTTGGTAAATAAAGGAATTGTTCGCTCTTTATTTGATGAGTTTAAAACAGTTTCTCCGGAAGAGAAGCGTACACTCGGAAAAGTGCTGAACGAGTTTAAGCAATTGGCTGAATCGAAACACCGATTGCTTCTTGACGATCTGGAAAGTCCGGCTGATCAGTCTGTTGGAACTTCAGAAGATTTAACATTACCGGGAAGAGGTTTTACGTTAGGCTCTCGTCATCCACTACTTTTGGTACGCAAGGAAATAGTCGATATTTTCAAGAAGATGGGTTTTATCGTTGCTGAAGGCCCAGAGATTGAAGATGATTGGCATAACTTCAGTGCCTTGAACTTTCCTGAAGAGCACCCGGCCAGGGATATGCAGGATACTTTCTTTGTTGAAAAGAAAGAAGGGAATGATATCGCGCTTCGTACACATACTTCTTCGGTTCAGGTAAGGATGATGGAGATGGGTAAACCGCCTTTTCGAGCCATTATGCCAGGGCGTGTTTACAGGAATGAAGCTATTTCTGCACGGGCGCATTGTTTTTTTCATCAGGTAGAAGGACTTTATGTGGATGAGAATGTCTCGTTTGCTGATTTGAAGCAGACCTTATTCCAGTTTGTTCAGGAACTCTATGGTAAAGGGACAAAGGTTCGTTTCCGTCCGTCGTATTTTCCGTTCACCGAACCATCTGCCGAGATGGATATCTCCTGTTCGATCTGTAAGGGTGCCGGTTGTACGATGTGCAAAGGAAGCGGATGGGTGGAAATCTTAGGCTGTGGCATGGTTGACCCGAATGTTTTGGAAAATTGCGGTATCGATAGTAAGAAATACAGCGGTTTTGCTTTTGGAATGGGGATCGAGCGTATTACAAACCTGAAATATGAGATTAAGGATCTGCGATTGTTTTCTGAAAATGATATCCGGTTTTTAAAGCAGTTTGAGACTGAAATAATATAG
- a CDS encoding TetR/AcrR family transcriptional regulator, which yields MEADKIKECIKDSARELFRRYGYNKTNVNEIAKKAKIAKATIYKYFDSKELILHGILMDYIRKGVNDLIYKSPRDLELELYLSNLILKVSRLTYTICNEFIGWDFIRESANAQEYLKTLSDDLENLLVQSFQQSERVSIPLENLIFLVKSSKSIVFSFAFTSVSVADVRKNFVSFQNDLLPFLVKGALV from the coding sequence ATGGAAGCAGATAAGATTAAAGAATGTATTAAAGATTCTGCTCGGGAACTGTTCAGACGTTATGGCTACAACAAAACGAATGTCAATGAAATAGCCAAAAAAGCGAAGATTGCGAAGGCAACTATCTACAAGTATTTTGATAGCAAAGAGCTGATTTTGCACGGAATTCTGATGGATTATATCCGGAAAGGTGTAAATGACCTGATCTATAAATCGCCGCGCGACCTTGAGCTGGAGTTGTATCTGAGTAATTTGATCTTAAAAGTCAGTCGCCTGACTTATACCATCTGCAATGAATTTATTGGCTGGGACTTTATTCGGGAGTCAGCCAATGCACAAGAATATCTAAAAACTCTTTCAGACGATTTGGAAAACCTGTTGGTTCAGTCCTTTCAACAAAGCGAACGGGTTTCTATTCCACTTGAGAATCTGATATTCTTGGTGAAGTCTAGTAAGAGTATTGTTTTTTCATTTGCGTTTACGTCAGTTAGTGTAGCTGATGTACGGAAGAATTTTGTCTCTTTTCAGAACGATCTCCTGCCTTTTCTCGTAAAAGGGGCTTTGGTCTAA
- the rlmD gene encoding 23S rRNA (uracil(1939)-C(5))-methyltransferase RlmD, giving the protein MRRNKRERIKIDHVEVVDIAEEGKGVGKANDLVLFIPHAIPGDVVDVEVTRKKRNFAEANVTALRSSSQHRVDPFCEHFGICGGCKWQHMSYDAQLLYKNKSVENALSRIGKVDTAVMEDILASEQTRYYRNKLEYTFSNQRWLTEEEIKRDEELQRNALGFHVPQRFDKILAINHCYLQADPSNAIRNSISAFAIENNISFYDLRKHEGALRNLIIRNTSTGELMIIVVFAYPDEEQVEQLMSFILEKFPEVNSLLYVINQKKNDTIFDQEVHIYHGRDHIFESMAGLTFKIGAKSFYQTNSLQAYELYKITKEFAGLMGNEMVYDLYTGAGTIANFIASDARKVVGIEYVPTAIADAKVNAELNGIGNTEFFAGDMKDVLNDEFIAFHGKPDVIITDPPRAGMHADVVKKLLEIEADKIVYVSCNAATQARDLSMLGEKYDVRRSKAVDMFPQTQHVENVVLLTLKN; this is encoded by the coding sequence ATGAGAAGAAATAAAAGGGAAAGAATTAAAATAGACCATGTAGAGGTTGTTGACATAGCTGAAGAAGGAAAAGGGGTCGGGAAGGCAAATGATTTGGTTTTGTTTATACCTCATGCAATTCCTGGTGATGTTGTGGATGTCGAGGTAACCAGAAAGAAGAGGAATTTTGCAGAAGCAAATGTTACCGCGCTGAGATCTTCATCACAACATCGGGTAGATCCGTTTTGTGAGCATTTTGGAATTTGTGGTGGCTGCAAATGGCAGCACATGTCTTATGATGCTCAATTACTATATAAAAACAAAAGCGTTGAAAACGCTCTATCCAGAATAGGAAAGGTTGATACAGCGGTTATGGAAGACATATTGGCTTCCGAACAGACAAGGTATTATCGCAATAAGCTGGAATATACATTTTCTAACCAAAGGTGGCTTACAGAAGAAGAGATTAAGCGTGACGAAGAGCTACAGCGAAATGCGTTGGGTTTTCATGTTCCTCAGCGCTTCGACAAAATTTTGGCAATTAACCATTGCTATCTACAGGCAGATCCTTCGAATGCAATTCGTAATTCAATAAGTGCTTTTGCGATAGAGAACAATATCAGCTTCTACGACCTTAGAAAACATGAAGGGGCACTTCGGAACCTGATTATTAGGAATACTTCAACTGGTGAGCTGATGATTATCGTTGTCTTCGCTTATCCGGACGAAGAGCAAGTTGAACAATTGATGTCCTTTATTCTTGAAAAGTTCCCCGAGGTCAATTCCTTGCTTTATGTCATCAATCAAAAGAAAAACGATACCATTTTCGATCAGGAAGTGCATATATATCACGGTCGTGACCATATTTTTGAATCGATGGCCGGGTTGACGTTTAAAATTGGCGCGAAGTCGTTCTATCAAACCAATTCACTCCAAGCCTATGAATTATATAAAATTACCAAGGAGTTTGCGGGTTTGATGGGAAATGAGATGGTGTACGACCTGTACACCGGTGCTGGTACGATTGCAAACTTCATAGCTTCAGATGCTCGGAAGGTCGTTGGTATCGAGTATGTGCCGACAGCGATCGCGGACGCCAAAGTTAATGCGGAGCTTAATGGTATCGGTAACACGGAGTTCTTTGCCGGTGATATGAAAGATGTTCTAAATGATGAGTTTATTGCTTTCCATGGGAAACCTGATGTGATCATTACGGATCCGCCGCGAGCGGGTATGCACGCCGATGTGGTGAAGAAATTGTTAGAAATTGAAGCTGATAAAATTGTTTATGTAAGCTGTAATGCTGCGACGCAAGCGAGGGATTTGTCGATGCTGGGAGAGAAGTATGATGTAAGACGAAGCAAGGCTGTTGATATGTTCCCGCAGACACAGCATGTTGAAAACGTGGTGTTATTGACGTTAAAGAACTAG
- a CDS encoding nucleoside deaminase: MTYISFDEGSGLVTDEYFMNEALKEAQKAFELDEVPIGAVIVYKNRIIARGHNLSETLNDTTAHAEMQAFTSATNHVGGKYLQQCTLYVTLEPCVMCAGAAFWTQIGRIVYGAKDEKRGYSKFDNDKSIIHPKTTVLAGILEERCASFIKRFFQKKRN; the protein is encoded by the coding sequence ATGACCTATATCAGTTTCGATGAGGGGAGTGGTTTAGTGACAGATGAATATTTTATGAACGAGGCGCTTAAGGAGGCACAAAAAGCGTTTGAACTAGACGAGGTTCCGATTGGGGCTGTAATTGTGTATAAGAACCGGATTATTGCGAGAGGGCACAACTTAAGCGAGACCTTGAACGATACTACCGCTCATGCGGAGATGCAAGCCTTTACTTCAGCAACCAATCATGTCGGTGGAAAGTATCTGCAGCAATGTACCTTATACGTTACCTTAGAGCCTTGTGTGATGTGTGCAGGTGCTGCGTTCTGGACTCAGATAGGGAGGATTGTTTACGGAGCAAAAGACGAGAAGCGTGGATATTCTAAGTTTGATAATGATAAATCGATTATTCATCCTAAAACGACAGTTTTGGCGGGTATTTTAGAAGAGCGTTGCGCAAGTTTCATCAAAAGGTTTTTTCAAAAAAAGAGAAATTGA
- a CDS encoding superoxide dismutase gives MAFELPALPYASDALEPHIDRETMEIHHGKHHQAYVDNLNKALEGKDAGSSIEDIIKSISKYDAAVRNNGGGHFNHSLFWTVLSPDGGGEPTGELATAINEAFGSFDELKKKLQDAGAKRFGSGWAWLIVDGSGKLQVTSTPNQDNPLMDVAEVQGTPIFGIDVWEHAYYLKYQNKRPAYLEAIFNAVNWEAVADRYAKAK, from the coding sequence ATGGCATTCGAATTACCGGCGTTACCATACGCCTCAGACGCTTTAGAACCACATATTGATAGAGAGACCATGGAAATCCACCATGGGAAACACCACCAAGCTTATGTTGATAACCTGAACAAAGCTCTGGAAGGTAAAGATGCGGGCTCTTCTATTGAAGATATCATAAAAAGTATTTCTAAATATGACGCTGCTGTTAGGAATAACGGTGGTGGTCATTTTAACCATTCCTTGTTCTGGACGGTATTATCCCCCGATGGCGGAGGTGAACCAACGGGCGAGCTAGCAACTGCAATTAATGAGGCTTTCGGGTCATTTGATGAGCTGAAAAAGAAGTTGCAAGATGCAGGTGCAAAACGTTTTGGTTCAGGTTGGGCCTGGCTTATTGTAGATGGTTCCGGGAAATTGCAGGTAACTTCTACTCCAAATCAAGACAATCCATTAATGGATGTTGCTGAGGTTCAGGGTACCCCGATTTTCGGCATCGATGTATGGGAGCATGCGTATTACCTTAAATATCAAAATAAACGCCCAGCATATTTAGAAGCTATTTTCAATGCTGTTAACTGGGAAGCTGTAGCAGACCGTTACGCGAAAGCAAAATAA
- the msrA gene encoding peptide-methionine (S)-S-oxide reductase MsrA, giving the protein MGKLKNIRFVAMLAAFVMIFTSCSSSNGSERTMESNQSSGVQGEEQEVIEPNPLAELLEKGDGGIDTATFAAGCFWCIEAQFLELAGVNEVNPGYTGGRTKNPTYKEVVTGKTGHAEAINLIYDSDKISFDELLEAFFVAHDPTQLNRQGNDVGTQYRSAIFYHNLEQKKLSEYYIAELTEEEVYAKPIVTEVSPLNVFYEAEDYHKNYYALNPSNPYCQRVIQPKLEKFKEVFSHKLKTKTK; this is encoded by the coding sequence ATGGGAAAGTTAAAGAATATACGGTTTGTTGCTATGCTAGCAGCATTTGTGATGATTTTTACTTCTTGCAGCTCGTCGAACGGCAGCGAACGGACAATGGAAAGCAATCAGAGTTCAGGTGTTCAGGGTGAAGAGCAAGAGGTAATCGAACCAAATCCTTTAGCGGAGTTACTTGAGAAAGGAGATGGTGGTATTGACACAGCCACATTTGCAGCCGGATGTTTTTGGTGTATAGAGGCACAGTTCCTTGAACTAGCCGGTGTGAATGAGGTGAACCCAGGTTATACAGGTGGGCGCACAAAGAACCCTACCTATAAGGAAGTAGTAACTGGAAAAACGGGGCATGCTGAAGCGATCAATTTGATTTATGACTCAGATAAGATTTCTTTCGATGAGTTATTAGAAGCATTTTTTGTTGCACATGATCCCACTCAATTGAATCGACAAGGAAATGACGTAGGAACACAATATCGTTCCGCTATTTTTTATCATAATCTGGAGCAAAAAAAGTTAAGTGAATATTACATAGCAGAGTTAACGGAGGAGGAGGTGTATGCGAAACCGATTGTTACTGAAGTGAGTCCACTCAACGTATTTTACGAGGCAGAAGATTATCATAAAAATTATTATGCTTTAAATCCATCGAATCCTTATTGTCAACGTGTTATCCAGCCGAAGCTGGAAAAATTCAAGGAAGTTTTCTCGCATAAATTAAAAACGAAGACTAAATAA
- a CDS encoding hydrogen peroxide-inducible genes activator → MTLIQLEYIIAVDTYKSFVLAAEKSFVTQPTLSMQIQKLEKSLGVRIFDRSKQPIVATDIGAVIINQARSVLKERDKIKELISETQDELGGEIKIGVIPTLAPYLLPKILGSFMEKYPKMKLQIWESTTTKVISELKLGLLDCGILSTPLNDGELIETPLFYESFVAYISENSSLNKSKTVSATELLNEKLWLLNEGHCMRNQVLNICQKKRALNPEQTLEYNTGSVETLKRMVDMNSGVTILPELSILDFNEDELEHVRYFISPEPVREISLVTTQNFLKKKAISFLTKEILEAVPEKFKSSKRKELMSID, encoded by the coding sequence ATGACACTGATTCAATTAGAATATATAATTGCCGTAGATACTTACAAAAGTTTCGTGCTCGCCGCAGAGAAGAGTTTTGTTACGCAACCTACTCTCAGTATGCAGATACAAAAACTCGAGAAATCCTTGGGTGTTCGGATATTTGATCGTAGTAAACAACCTATCGTAGCAACAGATATCGGCGCAGTAATCATCAATCAAGCACGTAGCGTCCTCAAAGAACGAGATAAAATCAAAGAACTCATTTCTGAAACGCAAGATGAACTAGGAGGAGAAATAAAGATTGGAGTCATTCCGACACTCGCACCCTATTTATTACCCAAGATCCTAGGGTCTTTCATGGAGAAATATCCAAAGATGAAATTGCAAATTTGGGAATCCACGACAACCAAAGTGATCAGTGAGCTTAAACTCGGATTGCTAGATTGTGGTATTTTATCAACCCCTTTAAATGATGGCGAACTAATTGAAACACCGCTGTTTTACGAAAGCTTCGTTGCATATATTTCGGAAAACAGCTCCCTGAACAAGTCCAAGACCGTCAGCGCGACCGAACTGCTCAATGAAAAATTATGGCTTCTAAACGAAGGTCATTGTATGCGAAATCAAGTTCTGAATATCTGCCAGAAAAAACGTGCGCTGAATCCCGAACAAACGCTTGAATATAATACCGGAAGCGTAGAAACCCTTAAACGGATGGTCGACATGAACTCCGGAGTAACCATTCTACCAGAATTGAGTATCTTGGATTTTAATGAAGATGAACTCGAACATGTGCGATATTTCATATCTCCCGAACCTGTACGCGAGATATCTCTGGTCACTACGCAGAATTTTCTAAAAAAGAAAGCGATCTCATTTCTAACAAAGGAGATCTTGGAGGCCGTTCCCGAAAAGTTTAAAAGTAGTAAGCGAAAAGAATTAATGAGTATTGACTAG
- a CDS encoding YncE family protein — MRGYRLFFLFIALSLGFFVSCERNDDEPILPQTPISRLYVSFSDVPSSDLEEPIRNIEVFDPAHESPIPTSFKYNSEVQEGAGIFFDPFSGRIFQGSLRNQTIKTFSVNAQGSIGTGVSFRDSTLLSQRDLAYDYSSKYLYVSDNLSGSIYGYAQALTNNGDVPPNKIFELGSAPWGVYFQGDTLTGDSLFVAMAGQLKEVWLLDKPHRLDSGAVTASKKIAIADAGDLRGIAFSSKLNLLVLTDFSNDRIYVIENAREAFNSQGLISATRVIEGAATLLDGPIDVAIDDREERNLLYVISRNSKRLLRYPLSAEGNASPEAEHTFNLTPVSIYLDAR, encoded by the coding sequence ATGAGAGGATATAGACTGTTTTTTTTATTTATTGCCCTATCGCTTGGATTTTTTGTTTCTTGTGAACGTAATGATGACGAGCCAATATTGCCGCAAACTCCTATTTCTCGTTTATATGTTTCTTTTTCTGATGTTCCGTCAAGCGATTTAGAGGAGCCTATTCGTAATATTGAGGTTTTTGATCCTGCACATGAATCTCCGATACCGACGTCGTTTAAGTACAATTCTGAAGTTCAGGAAGGTGCTGGGATCTTTTTTGACCCGTTTTCTGGACGAATCTTTCAAGGTAGTCTACGTAATCAGACAATCAAAACATTCTCCGTGAATGCACAGGGTTCAATTGGTACGGGCGTGAGTTTTCGTGACTCAACGTTACTTTCTCAACGCGATTTAGCCTATGACTATAGCTCAAAATATTTATATGTATCTGATAATCTGTCTGGTAGTATTTATGGGTATGCGCAGGCATTAACCAATAATGGAGATGTGCCTCCTAATAAAATATTTGAGTTGGGAAGTGCACCTTGGGGAGTTTATTTTCAAGGTGACACGTTGACAGGGGATAGCTTATTTGTCGCAATGGCGGGACAGCTAAAGGAAGTATGGTTATTGGACAAACCACATAGACTTGATTCAGGCGCCGTTACAGCATCGAAAAAAATAGCTATAGCAGATGCGGGAGATTTGAGGGGAATTGCATTCTCAAGCAAGTTAAACCTGTTGGTTTTAACCGATTTCTCGAATGACCGGATATATGTAATTGAAAATGCGCGAGAAGCGTTTAATTCTCAAGGATTGATATCTGCTACTCGCGTGATTGAGGGAGCAGCGACTCTTCTTGATGGGCCTATTGACGTAGCCATTGACGATCGAGAAGAGAGGAATTTGCTCTATGTAATCAGTCGAAATAGTAAGCGATTATTGCGTTATCCGTTATCTGCTGAAGGGAATGCCTCGCCTGAAGCCGAGCATACTTTTAATTTAACTCCTGTTTCTATTTATTTAGATGCCCGCTAA